One Gossypium hirsutum isolate 1008001.06 chromosome A11, Gossypium_hirsutum_v2.1, whole genome shotgun sequence genomic window carries:
- the LOC107941990 gene encoding dnaJ homolog subfamily C member 14 yields the protein MECNKEEAVRARGIAEQKMQNGDFEGAKKFALKAQKLFPELENIPQLLTVCNVHYCAKNKLFGSEMDWYGILQIEQSADETSIKKQYRKLALLLHPDKNKFAGAEAAFKLIGEANRVLSDQTNRSQYDLKCKISVKTAPKSASHPSNKASKDSQYKFTFTASYSYQQAQHPTFWTLCSACGIKYQYYLDCLNRLLDCKRCGSSFIAFDLGPYGHSCSQFSNQKEIPNQGPCKVPSQCNGGSHFSHGIAGSAHIPKAGNSHEDFTANQKVDRFSNTRDKEEGADMPKPNATKPKGSGTSRNAKKRGRKSVEECAETADGAGQEDCGNNSGLNSNANASHPPRRSSRQKPITDYFSWQKRA from the coding sequence ATGGAGTGTAACAAAGAAGAGGCTGTCAGAGCGAGGGGAATTGCTGAACAAAAGATGCAAAATGGTGATTTTGAGGGTGCTAAGAAGTTTGCATTAAAGGCCCAAAAGTTGTTCCCTGAGCTTGAGAACATACCACAGTTGTTGACAGTATGTAATGTTCACTACTGTGCAAAAAACAAACTTTTTGGTTCTGAAATGGACTGGTATGGGATTCTTCAGATCGAGCAATCAGCTGATGAGACTTCCATCAAGAAGCAGTACAGAAAGCTTGCACTACTGCTCCATCCAGACAAGAATAAATTTGCTGGTGCCGAGGCTGCTTTTAAGTTGATTGGGGAAGCAAACAGGGTTCTTTCAGACCAAACGAACCGTTCTCAATATGATTTGAAGTGCAAAATCTCAGTGAAAACTGCACCAAAGTCGGCTTCTCACCCTTCGAATAAGGCCTCTAAGGATAGTCAGTATAAGTTCACATTCACTGCTTCATATTCGTATCAACAGGCACAACATCCAACATTTTGGACACTCTGCAGTGCTTGTGGTATCAAGTACCAGTACTATTTGGATTGTTTGAACAGACTGTTAGATTGCAAGAGATGTGGGTCTTCCTTCATCGCATTTGACTTGGGTCCTTACGGCCACTCTTGTAGTCAGTTCTCCAATCAGAAAGAGATACCGAATCAGGGACCTTGTAAAGTACCTTCGCAATGCAATGGTGGTAGCCACTTCTCGCATGGAATTGCAGGGTCAGCTCATATTCCAAAGGCAGGAAACTCTCATGAGGATTTTACAGCTAATCAGAAAGTGGACCGATTTTCAAACACAAGAGACAAAGAGGAGGGTGCTGACATGCCTAAGCCTAATGCGACGAAACCCAAAGGTTCAGGAACATCGAGAAATGCCAAGAAGAGAGGGAGGAAGTCAGTAGAGGAATGTGCTGAAACTGCTGACGGTGCTGGACAGGAAGATTGTGGAAATAATAGTGGTTTGAACTCAAATGCAAATGCGAGTCATCCTCCTAGGAGATCTTCAAGGCAAAAACCTATTACAGATTATTTTTCTTGGCAAAAACGTGCCTAA